Proteins encoded in a region of the Pelmatolapia mariae isolate MD_Pm_ZW linkage group LG6, Pm_UMD_F_2, whole genome shotgun sequence genome:
- the arfip1 gene encoding arfaptin-1 isoform X3: protein MTAQPKSGAVVLSEDLKNPAMEKLDLVRKWSINTYKCTRQILSEKLGRGSRTVDLELEAQIEVLRDNKRKYQHVIKLAQMLASQLSQIMQTQRQLGDAFADLSLKTPELHEEFGYNAETQKLLSKNGDTLLAAINFFISSVNTLVDKTIEDTMINIKQYEAARVEYDAYRTDLEELNLGPRDANTMPKIELSQQQFQIHREKYERMRNDVSVKLKFLEENKVKVLHNQLILFHNAIAAYYAGNQQQLEQTLKQFHIKLKMPGGDSPSWLEEH from the exons ATGACAGCACAGCCAAAGAGCGGAGCGGTGGTGCTTTCAGAAGACTTAAAGAATCCAGCGATGGAAAAACTGGACCTAGTGAGGAAGTGGAGCATCAACACATATAAG TGTACCAGGCAGATCCTGTCAGAAAAGCTGGGTCGAGGCTCGCGGACCGTGGACCTGGAGCTAGAGGCCCAAATCGAAGTCCTCCGTGACAACAAGAGAAAGTACCAGCATGTGATCaagctggctcagatgctggccaGTCAGCTCTCCCAGATCATGCAGACACAGAGGCAGCTGGGAGATGCCTTCGCCGACCTCAGCCTCAAGACACCGGAACTCCAC GAGGAGTTTGGATACAACGCTGAAACCCAAAAGCTGTTGTCCAAAAACGGAGATACGCTGCTGGCTGCCATCAACTTCTTCATCTCCAGTGTGAACACGCTCGTGGACAAAACAATCGAAGACACCATGATCAATATCAAACAGTATGAAGCTGCAAG GGTTGAGTATGATGCATACCGTACAGATCTGGAGGAGTTGAATCTGGGGCCGCGTGACGCCAACACCATGCCGAAGATCGAGCTGTCTCAGCAGCAGTTCCAGATCCACCGCGAGAAATACGAGAGGATGCGAAACGACGTCTCCGTTAAGCTGAAGTTCCTGGAGGAGAACAAG GTGAAAGTTCTGCATAATCAGCTCATCCTGTTCCACAATGCCATCGCTGCATACTATGCTGGAAATcaacagcagctggaacagacaCTCAAGCAGTTCCACATCAAGTTGAAAATGCCAGGCGGGGACAGTCCATCTTGGCTGGAAGAGCACTAA
- the arfip1 gene encoding arfaptin-1 isoform X2, with the protein MAEESHRSTAAEISVTSNGELEQSPESVFSRDSYPSGPGAINLSETCVTSSNFASTTEGIIESGPYKGSMTAQPKSGAVVLSEDLKNPAMEKLDLVRKWSINTYKCTRQILSEKLGRGSRTVDLELEAQIEVLRDNKRKYQHVIKLAQMLASQLSQIMQTQRQLGDAFADLSLKTPELHEEFGYNAETQKLLSKNGDTLLAAINFFISSVNTLVDKTIEDTMINIKQYEAARVEYDAYRTDLEELNLGPRDANTMPKIELSQQQFQIHREKYERMRNDVSVKLKFLEENKVKVLHNQLILFHNAIAAYYAGNQQQLEQTLKQFHIKLKMPGGDSPSWLEEH; encoded by the exons ATGGCCGAGGAGTCCCACAGAAGCACAGCGGCGGAGATCTCCGTCACCAGCAATGGAGAACTAGAGCAGAGCCCCGAGTCTGTATTCAGCAGG GACTCTTATCCCAGTGGCCCGGGGGCCATAAACCTTTCAGAGACTTGTGTCACATCAAGCAACTTTGCCTCAACCACGGAGGGCATCATTGAATCAGGACCATACAAAG GCTCGATGACAGCACAGCCAAAGAGCGGAGCGGTGGTGCTTTCAGAAGACTTAAAGAATCCAGCGATGGAAAAACTGGACCTAGTGAGGAAGTGGAGCATCAACACATATAAG TGTACCAGGCAGATCCTGTCAGAAAAGCTGGGTCGAGGCTCGCGGACCGTGGACCTGGAGCTAGAGGCCCAAATCGAAGTCCTCCGTGACAACAAGAGAAAGTACCAGCATGTGATCaagctggctcagatgctggccaGTCAGCTCTCCCAGATCATGCAGACACAGAGGCAGCTGGGAGATGCCTTCGCCGACCTCAGCCTCAAGACACCGGAACTCCAC GAGGAGTTTGGATACAACGCTGAAACCCAAAAGCTGTTGTCCAAAAACGGAGATACGCTGCTGGCTGCCATCAACTTCTTCATCTCCAGTGTGAACACGCTCGTGGACAAAACAATCGAAGACACCATGATCAATATCAAACAGTATGAAGCTGCAAG GGTTGAGTATGATGCATACCGTACAGATCTGGAGGAGTTGAATCTGGGGCCGCGTGACGCCAACACCATGCCGAAGATCGAGCTGTCTCAGCAGCAGTTCCAGATCCACCGCGAGAAATACGAGAGGATGCGAAACGACGTCTCCGTTAAGCTGAAGTTCCTGGAGGAGAACAAG GTGAAAGTTCTGCATAATCAGCTCATCCTGTTCCACAATGCCATCGCTGCATACTATGCTGGAAATcaacagcagctggaacagacaCTCAAGCAGTTCCACATCAAGTTGAAAATGCCAGGCGGGGACAGTCCATCTTGGCTGGAAGAGCACTAA
- the arfip1 gene encoding arfaptin-1 isoform X1, translated as MAEESHRSTAAEISVTSNGELEQSPESVFSRDSYPSGPGAINLSETCVTSSNFASTTEGIIESGPYKGSASLPTSPVSPVAPSSAVASRLARSSSDSQAEKGSMTAQPKSGAVVLSEDLKNPAMEKLDLVRKWSINTYKCTRQILSEKLGRGSRTVDLELEAQIEVLRDNKRKYQHVIKLAQMLASQLSQIMQTQRQLGDAFADLSLKTPELHEEFGYNAETQKLLSKNGDTLLAAINFFISSVNTLVDKTIEDTMINIKQYEAARVEYDAYRTDLEELNLGPRDANTMPKIELSQQQFQIHREKYERMRNDVSVKLKFLEENKVKVLHNQLILFHNAIAAYYAGNQQQLEQTLKQFHIKLKMPGGDSPSWLEEH; from the exons ATGGCCGAGGAGTCCCACAGAAGCACAGCGGCGGAGATCTCCGTCACCAGCAATGGAGAACTAGAGCAGAGCCCCGAGTCTGTATTCAGCAGG GACTCTTATCCCAGTGGCCCGGGGGCCATAAACCTTTCAGAGACTTGTGTCACATCAAGCAACTTTGCCTCAACCACGGAGGGCATCATTGAATCAGGACCATACAAAG GGTCAGCAAGCCTGCCCACATCTCCCGTGTCACCTGTAGCTCCCAGCTCGGCTGTTGCCAGCCGCCTGGCGCGCTCTTCCAGCGATAGTCAGGCTGAGAAAG GCTCGATGACAGCACAGCCAAAGAGCGGAGCGGTGGTGCTTTCAGAAGACTTAAAGAATCCAGCGATGGAAAAACTGGACCTAGTGAGGAAGTGGAGCATCAACACATATAAG TGTACCAGGCAGATCCTGTCAGAAAAGCTGGGTCGAGGCTCGCGGACCGTGGACCTGGAGCTAGAGGCCCAAATCGAAGTCCTCCGTGACAACAAGAGAAAGTACCAGCATGTGATCaagctggctcagatgctggccaGTCAGCTCTCCCAGATCATGCAGACACAGAGGCAGCTGGGAGATGCCTTCGCCGACCTCAGCCTCAAGACACCGGAACTCCAC GAGGAGTTTGGATACAACGCTGAAACCCAAAAGCTGTTGTCCAAAAACGGAGATACGCTGCTGGCTGCCATCAACTTCTTCATCTCCAGTGTGAACACGCTCGTGGACAAAACAATCGAAGACACCATGATCAATATCAAACAGTATGAAGCTGCAAG GGTTGAGTATGATGCATACCGTACAGATCTGGAGGAGTTGAATCTGGGGCCGCGTGACGCCAACACCATGCCGAAGATCGAGCTGTCTCAGCAGCAGTTCCAGATCCACCGCGAGAAATACGAGAGGATGCGAAACGACGTCTCCGTTAAGCTGAAGTTCCTGGAGGAGAACAAG GTGAAAGTTCTGCATAATCAGCTCATCCTGTTCCACAATGCCATCGCTGCATACTATGCTGGAAATcaacagcagctggaacagacaCTCAAGCAGTTCCACATCAAGTTGAAAATGCCAGGCGGGGACAGTCCATCTTGGCTGGAAGAGCACTAA